One window of Dyadobacter sandarakinus genomic DNA carries:
- a CDS encoding TonB-dependent receptor gives MIRIFLTTTLTIISLLVSGSTAFAQKGLITGSIMDAQKLSLPGATLKITPGNQYTVSDVHGKFEFLNVPAGTYRLEATYIGYVPYGTEITVVNGKNAGLEVIMAEGGLDMKEVVVLGDRLKGQARALNQQRNNENISNIISSDQVGRFPDANIGDALKRVPGITMQNDQGEARNIIVRGLAPELNSVTMNGDRIPSAEGDNRRVQMDLIPSDMISTIEVNKTLTPDMDADAIGGSVNLVTRAAPNGQRISATLSGGLNPIRGKALYTGGFVYANRFAKNAIGMVLSGSYNNNTYGSDDVEATWAKDDFGNVYINETDIRKYDVQRIRRSLSAAFDFRLNASSTITANAMYNWRDDRENRYRMRIDNIEPTYNDDNAITGYEGRIGRQTKGGIDNSRNKGGRLEDQRVQNYSLKGDHLFGPKVDLDWSVSYSRASEDRPNERYINFRKGGNALTYNDDSRSPLFTPASADPLGLGLNEISENHDFTKETEVGAKVNIRFPFSVIADRKGRMRAGGRLRLKTKDRNNVFYTYEPQNEDDIADLGSTSTVTWNDGNFQAGSHLVPGVFASKQYLGGLNLSNSSLFSEEAAPSEFLGVNYNAKENIAAGYVRWDQDFTDKLTMILGVRLENTSIDYTGNVVQDEEELEGQRSVSNSYLNVLPGVTFKYNATDNFILRAAATTGIARPNYYALAPYISTIPGDKEIRAGNPDLKATYSWNFDVMGENYFESVGLVSGGVFYKNLKNFIYTYRNQQYTSADFAADFANAANPVPAGERWDFYQSRNGESVNVFGFEIAFQRQLDFLPGFLRNFGIYTNYTFTKSFAKGVYNEDGDVRTDVSLPGTAPHMFNASLSWENKKFSARLSANYTAAYLDALGGSDFDDIYYDKQFFLDANAAYRITKTVRVFAEANNLTNQPLRYYQSIPARTVQAEYYRPRFNLGLKFDLTK, from the coding sequence ATGATCCGAATTTTTCTTACTACTACGCTCACCATTATATCACTCCTTGTTTCCGGCAGTACGGCCTTTGCGCAAAAAGGGCTGATCACAGGAAGCATTATGGATGCCCAGAAGCTATCCCTTCCCGGCGCAACGCTGAAAATTACTCCCGGTAACCAGTACACGGTCTCCGACGTGCACGGCAAATTCGAGTTTCTCAATGTGCCTGCGGGTACCTACCGGCTGGAAGCTACCTACATCGGATACGTACCCTACGGAACAGAGATTACGGTTGTAAATGGTAAAAACGCAGGGCTGGAAGTGATCATGGCCGAGGGAGGCCTCGATATGAAAGAAGTGGTTGTGCTCGGCGACAGGCTCAAAGGTCAGGCCAGGGCGCTCAACCAGCAGCGTAACAATGAAAACATCAGCAATATCATCTCCTCCGACCAGGTAGGCCGCTTTCCGGATGCCAACATCGGCGATGCACTCAAACGGGTGCCCGGCATTACCATGCAGAATGACCAGGGAGAGGCGCGCAATATCATTGTTCGCGGACTGGCCCCCGAGCTGAACTCCGTCACCATGAACGGCGACCGCATTCCCTCCGCCGAAGGCGACAACCGCCGGGTACAGATGGACCTGATCCCGTCCGATATGATTTCAACCATTGAAGTAAACAAAACGCTCACGCCCGACATGGATGCTGATGCGATCGGCGGATCGGTGAACCTGGTGACCCGGGCGGCACCCAACGGACAGCGTATCTCGGCAACGCTGTCGGGCGGACTGAACCCGATCCGCGGCAAGGCCCTGTATACCGGCGGGTTTGTGTATGCCAACAGGTTTGCAAAGAATGCGATAGGGATGGTTTTGAGCGGTTCTTACAACAACAATACCTACGGCTCCGACGATGTGGAAGCTACCTGGGCCAAGGATGATTTCGGAAACGTGTACATCAACGAGACCGACATCCGGAAGTACGACGTACAGCGGATCAGAAGAAGTCTATCGGCAGCATTCGACTTCAGGCTCAATGCCAGCAGCACAATTACGGCCAATGCCATGTACAACTGGCGCGACGACCGTGAAAACCGCTACCGCATGCGCATTGACAATATTGAACCCACCTACAATGATGATAATGCCATTACCGGGTACGAAGGCCGCATCGGCCGCCAAACCAAAGGCGGGATCGATAACAGCCGCAACAAAGGCGGCCGCCTCGAAGATCAGCGCGTGCAGAACTACTCCCTCAAAGGGGATCATCTTTTTGGTCCGAAAGTGGACCTGGACTGGTCGGTGAGTTATTCGCGTGCCAGTGAAGACAGGCCCAATGAACGCTACATCAATTTTCGTAAGGGTGGCAATGCGCTGACTTACAATGATGATTCACGTTCGCCACTGTTTACACCTGCCAGTGCCGACCCGCTTGGATTGGGATTGAACGAGATCAGCGAGAACCATGATTTTACCAAAGAAACGGAAGTTGGCGCCAAGGTAAATATACGTTTTCCGTTCTCAGTGATTGCCGACCGGAAAGGACGCATGCGGGCAGGAGGGAGGCTGCGCTTGAAAACCAAAGATCGTAACAACGTTTTCTACACCTATGAGCCGCAGAACGAAGATGACATTGCTGACCTGGGCAGTACCTCCACGGTAACCTGGAACGACGGCAACTTTCAGGCTGGCTCGCATCTGGTACCGGGTGTTTTTGCCAGCAAGCAGTACCTCGGAGGACTTAACCTCAGCAATTCGTCCCTGTTTTCGGAAGAGGCTGCGCCCAGTGAGTTTCTGGGGGTGAACTACAATGCAAAGGAAAATATCGCGGCAGGCTATGTGCGCTGGGATCAGGATTTTACCGATAAACTGACGATGATCCTGGGCGTCCGGCTCGAAAATACTTCCATTGACTATACCGGCAACGTGGTGCAGGACGAGGAAGAGCTGGAAGGCCAGCGGAGTGTAAGCAACAGTTACCTGAACGTGCTGCCAGGCGTCACCTTCAAGTACAATGCAACCGACAACTTCATCCTGCGTGCTGCTGCAACAACCGGCATTGCCCGTCCCAATTACTATGCACTGGCACCTTATATCAGCACGATCCCGGGCGATAAGGAGATCCGCGCCGGAAACCCCGACCTGAAAGCGACCTATTCCTGGAATTTTGACGTGATGGGTGAAAATTATTTTGAATCCGTAGGTCTGGTATCGGGTGGTGTTTTTTATAAAAACCTGAAAAACTTTATTTACACCTATCGCAACCAGCAATATACCTCGGCCGACTTTGCTGCCGACTTCGCCAATGCTGCCAATCCGGTTCCCGCGGGCGAGCGATGGGATTTTTACCAGTCAAGGAACGGTGAGAGCGTGAATGTGTTCGGCTTTGAAATTGCATTTCAGCGCCAGCTCGACTTTCTTCCGGGCTTCCTGCGCAACTTCGGGATTTATACCAATTATACATTTACAAAGTCTTTTGCCAAAGGTGTTTACAACGAAGACGGGGACGTGCGCACGGACGTAAGCCTGCCCGGTACGGCTCCGCACATGTTCAATGCATCTCTATCCTGGGAAAACAAGAAATTCTCGGCCAGACTGTCGGCCAATTATACAGCAGCTTACCTGGATGCGCTCGGGGGGAGTGATTTTGATGATATTTATTACGACAAACAGTTCTTCCTGGATGCCAATGCAGCGTACCGGATCACCAAAACGGTTCGTGTTTTTGCGGAAGCCAACAACCTCACCAACCAGCCGCTGCGCTACTACCAGAGCATCCCGGCCCGTACCGTGCAGGCAGAGTACTACCGCCCCCGCTTCAACCTGGGCCTGAAATTCGATTTGACAAAATAG
- a CDS encoding phytase, translating to MNFKYILVPALSALVLSACNQNKNQQTATAQDTAAVVKPVIITDSVKHDTDDPAIWINPDDPAKSLVLGTDKNEDGALYVFDLDGKIIADKVIRDLKRPNNVDVAYGLKLGGKLVDIAVLTEREANKIRIFSLPDMKAIDNGGIEVFKGDTAQAPMGISLYTRPGDKAIFAIVGRKTGPAEGYLWQYRLKDDGHGQVAGEVVRKFGKYSGKKEIESIAVDNEAGYIYYSDEQVGVRKYLADPDSSSRELALIPNTGFTEDNEGISIYKTGPLTGYILVSDQGADKFRIFTREGSKGDPHAHTFVKVVTVTANQSDGSEVTNLPLNATFKKGLFVAMSEGKVFHYYRWEDIFGK from the coding sequence ATGAACTTTAAGTATATCCTGGTACCGGCGCTCAGTGCGCTGGTACTTTCTGCATGTAACCAGAACAAAAATCAGCAAACCGCTACGGCTCAGGACACTGCCGCGGTGGTGAAGCCCGTCATCATCACCGACTCTGTAAAGCACGATACGGATGATCCCGCCATCTGGATTAATCCCGATGACCCGGCCAAAAGTCTGGTGCTGGGTACCGACAAGAATGAAGACGGCGCGCTGTATGTTTTTGATCTGGACGGAAAGATCATCGCCGACAAGGTCATCCGCGATCTCAAAAGACCCAATAATGTGGATGTGGCCTATGGGCTGAAACTGGGTGGCAAGCTCGTCGATATTGCCGTGCTCACCGAGCGCGAGGCCAATAAGATCCGCATTTTCAGCCTGCCCGATATGAAGGCGATTGACAATGGAGGCATTGAAGTTTTCAAAGGAGATACCGCTCAGGCGCCGATGGGCATATCCCTCTATACCCGTCCGGGCGACAAAGCCATTTTCGCAATCGTAGGACGTAAAACCGGCCCTGCGGAAGGCTACCTCTGGCAATACAGGCTCAAAGACGATGGTCACGGGCAGGTAGCCGGAGAAGTAGTGCGGAAGTTCGGCAAATACAGCGGCAAGAAAGAAATAGAATCGATCGCGGTGGACAATGAAGCCGGCTACATCTACTACTCCGACGAGCAGGTGGGCGTACGCAAGTACCTGGCTGATCCCGACAGCAGCAGCCGTGAGCTGGCCCTAATCCCGAATACCGGCTTTACAGAAGACAATGAAGGGATTTCAATCTACAAAACGGGCCCGCTTACCGGATACATCCTCGTGTCCGATCAGGGCGCTGACAAGTTCCGCATTTTTACCCGCGAGGGTAGCAAAGGTGATCCCCATGCCCACACGTTCGTGAAAGTTGTAACGGTTACCGCCAACCAGAGCGACGGCTCCGAAGTGACGAACCTACCCCTGAATGCGACCTTCAAAAAGGGTTTGTTTGTGGCCATGTCCGAGGGAAAGGTTTTTCATTACTATCGCTGGGAGGATATTTTCGGCAAATGA
- a CDS encoding alkaline phosphatase gives MKKLLLLLLCASLSASAQSSLPYTTARAHSHNDYEQPVPFYTAYYQHFGSVEADVFAQDDSLYVSHETAGISDARTLSRLYLDPLAGLIRKNKGALYTGDKQELQLLIDLKTSAASTMPILVRELRRYEDILAPKGPVRIVLSGNTPSPAEFDNFPAYIFYDGRPEVAYTPAQLAHVGLISQAFSKYTRWNGKGVLTAPDKAAITGVITRVHALGKPVRFWATPDHVNAWKMLMNLGIDYINTDHVEELGAYLRARPQAEFTFSQPYATYKPAYRNNDVRTEVKHVILLIGDGMGLAQIYAGLTANRGQLNLAKFLNIGFSKTNASDSYITDSAAGGTAMATGKKTRNRAIGVDTNLVAVPNLPEKLKKHGIRSAVISAGSITDATPAAFYAHQPYREMEKEIAHDFLKSSVDILIGGGKSVFESEKMADSLRARSVKFSGQWDDLAKMKAPFVLLDDAKTVSVQKGRGEFLIPALQKAYQELHTGRPGSFIMAEGAQIDYGGHANVVSYVVSEMTDFDQAVGEAMRLADSDGKTLVIVTADHETGGLTLLDGDLQKGYVDGHFSTNDHTAIMVPVFAYGPHSLDFRGTYENTEIYEKILAILTRYSKK, from the coding sequence ATGAAAAAATTATTGCTCCTGTTACTTTGTGCCAGCCTGAGCGCCTCCGCACAATCGTCTTTACCCTATACCACCGCCCGCGCGCATTCGCATAATGATTACGAGCAGCCTGTTCCTTTTTACACGGCCTACTACCAGCATTTCGGGTCTGTGGAGGCGGATGTTTTTGCACAGGATGATTCCCTGTACGTTTCGCATGAGACTGCGGGCATTTCGGATGCGCGTACGCTCTCCAGGCTGTACCTGGACCCGCTCGCCGGGCTGATCCGGAAAAACAAGGGTGCATTGTACACCGGCGACAAGCAGGAACTTCAGCTGCTCATTGACCTTAAAACATCCGCTGCGTCCACCATGCCCATCCTTGTGCGGGAGCTGCGGAGGTATGAGGACATACTCGCTCCCAAAGGTCCGGTCAGGATCGTGCTCAGCGGCAATACGCCGTCACCTGCTGAATTTGACAACTTCCCCGCCTACATTTTTTACGATGGCCGGCCTGAGGTGGCTTACACGCCCGCTCAGCTCGCGCACGTGGGACTGATCAGCCAGGCTTTTAGCAAGTACACCAGGTGGAACGGAAAAGGCGTGCTGACTGCTCCGGATAAAGCTGCCATAACCGGGGTCATCACCCGGGTACATGCCCTGGGCAAGCCGGTACGGTTCTGGGCTACTCCTGATCATGTCAATGCATGGAAGATGCTCATGAACCTGGGCATCGACTACATTAATACCGATCATGTGGAGGAGCTTGGTGCCTACCTGCGCGCACGGCCCCAGGCCGAATTTACTTTTTCGCAGCCCTATGCAACCTACAAACCTGCGTACCGCAATAATGACGTCCGCACGGAGGTGAAGCATGTAATCCTGCTCATCGGGGACGGGATGGGGCTGGCGCAGATTTATGCGGGACTGACGGCCAACCGGGGCCAGCTGAACCTGGCCAAATTCCTGAACATCGGTTTTTCAAAAACCAATGCATCGGACAGCTACATTACGGACTCGGCCGCGGGTGGTACAGCCATGGCCACAGGCAAAAAGACGCGCAACCGGGCCATAGGCGTGGACACCAACCTGGTAGCGGTACCCAACCTACCCGAAAAGCTGAAAAAACACGGTATCCGCTCGGCGGTGATTTCGGCCGGTAGCATTACCGATGCCACGCCGGCGGCATTTTACGCCCACCAGCCCTACCGCGAAATGGAAAAGGAAATTGCACATGACTTCCTGAAATCGTCGGTTGATATCCTGATCGGCGGGGGAAAAAGCGTGTTTGAGAGCGAAAAGATGGCGGATTCACTTCGGGCCCGTAGTGTGAAGTTTTCGGGTCAATGGGATGACCTGGCAAAAATGAAGGCACCCTTTGTGCTGCTGGACGATGCCAAAACCGTATCCGTACAGAAAGGCCGGGGCGAGTTCCTGATCCCTGCATTGCAGAAGGCTTATCAGGAGCTGCATACGGGCAGGCCGGGTTCATTTATCATGGCAGAGGGTGCACAGATCGACTACGGCGGTCACGCAAATGTAGTGTCGTACGTGGTGTCAGAAATGACGGACTTTGACCAGGCGGTCGGGGAGGCGATGAGGCTGGCAGACAGCGACGGCAAAACCCTCGTGATCGTCACCGCAGACCACGAAACCGGCGGGCTCACCCTCCTCGACGGTGACCTGCAAAAAGGGTATGTGGACGGACATTTCAGCACCAATGACCATACCGCGATTATGGTACCCGTGTTTGCCTACGGCCCGCATTCGCTGGATTTCCGCGGTACGTATGAGAATACGGAGATCTATGAGAAGATTCTTGCGATCCTCACCCGGTACAGCAAAAAGTAG
- a CDS encoding SRPBCC family protein, producing the protein MESPAQKITVQTEIQAPVEKVWEMFSGPEHITQWNAASDDWHSPHAENDLRPGGSFKTLMAARDGSYSFDFAGEYVAVEEHRLIEYNLGDGRNVKLEFTSGDGSTKLVETFDPERTNPIEMQQNGWQSILDNFKKYVESH; encoded by the coding sequence ATGGAAAGTCCTGCACAGAAGATCACCGTCCAAACCGAAATTCAGGCACCTGTTGAGAAAGTATGGGAAATGTTTTCGGGCCCGGAACATATCACCCAATGGAATGCAGCTTCGGACGACTGGCACTCGCCCCATGCCGAGAACGACCTCCGGCCGGGTGGCAGCTTCAAAACGCTTATGGCTGCCAGAGACGGTAGTTACAGCTTCGATTTTGCCGGGGAATATGTGGCCGTAGAGGAGCACCGCCTGATCGAGTACAACCTGGGCGACGGCCGCAACGTAAAACTGGAATTCACTTCCGGGGACGGATCTACAAAGCTGGTCGAAACGTTTGATCCGGAGCGTACGAATCCTATTGAAATGCAGCAAAACGGCTGGCAGTCAATCTTGGATAACTTTAAAAAATACGTGGAGTCACACTGA
- a CDS encoding SusC/RagA family TonB-linked outer membrane protein — translation MHYKLQVTLRLFLLVALLPTLFPAFAGETARRELTIKGTVVSTEKEPLPGVSIVEKGTNKGTTTDVNGEFTINLSTPGSTLIFSFIGYATREVVVDAAGTLDIVLESDARGLDEVVVVGYSAKKARYLSSSVSTINNEKLRDVTSNELPNLLQGKAPGVVVSTNSGDPTSPARVVIRGSGTISASSSPLYVVDGNIDGTYNPVDVENVTVLKDVAATGLYGSRAANGVIIVNTKMGKAGKTEINFNNTLGWAQATTGNFRLMNAQELYDFQSTFNPRDPSVLKNNTNWWNEAFRTAFVNNHNVSISGGSDKTTFYVSGNYYKEQGTVIQNDKTGYNFRTNLRSQLTNRLTAAVLFNAQYTRDNYQNSNTLYDAYTNLPFDPAYENGVPTDGRSYPNWLGRDRENFLQSIQYNYANARSLRTSLDVNLDYDLTDKITLSSYNRANFGNASGATYYDRRTKQGGANGGELYNNNNNNYRLLTSNRIRYSEDFGKHSLTLLGVAEAETSFAEYNTTSGKGLPAGQDVLSVATDILVSPTGYNEQVAFRKFLGQADYNYDNRYFLVGSLVNEFSSLFGKNNSTANFFQLGASWVLTNENFLKNNKVLSFAKLRMSHGTVGNAAIPNFASLGLYTISQSASYAGVPGAQPFQKGNPNLTWEKIRASNLGVDISLWSRIDLAVDIYNKKSEDLLYQKPLTATTGYSYVWVNAGSVRNRGIEFSLTSTNLTGKQLTWETNFNMALNRNKILELSGGAATFRPGNRLPLAAGHDMGEFNLPVWAGVNPENGDPQWEKLVTDANGNVTRELTSSYSSVQTAQSRQFTGKSTNPKFTGGLTNTLTYKGFTFSAFLNFVYGNWVYNESRAYFDNDGLYESYNQMILADGWSRWQKPGDVATHPKPIVGGNKDSNQSSTRYLEDGSFIRLRNVRLGYNIPVNVMRRIGFSRANIFVSADNLWTGTKFSGPDPEASFSFEDTPGNSSIKYPISRKVLIGVNFTL, via the coding sequence ATGCATTACAAGCTACAAGTCACGTTACGACTTTTCCTGCTCGTAGCCCTGCTTCCTACATTGTTTCCCGCGTTTGCAGGGGAAACTGCCCGGCGCGAACTGACCATCAAAGGTACCGTCGTATCTACCGAGAAAGAACCGCTGCCAGGGGTCAGCATCGTTGAAAAAGGTACCAACAAGGGTACCACTACCGATGTGAACGGAGAATTTACCATCAACCTGAGTACACCGGGCAGCACCCTTATTTTCAGCTTCATCGGGTACGCTACCAGAGAGGTGGTAGTGGATGCCGCCGGTACCCTCGACATCGTACTTGAGTCCGATGCCCGCGGGCTGGACGAGGTGGTAGTAGTGGGTTATTCGGCTAAAAAAGCCCGCTATCTTTCCAGTTCGGTGTCAACCATCAATAACGAAAAACTGCGTGATGTGACTTCCAATGAGCTGCCCAACCTGCTGCAGGGAAAAGCGCCGGGTGTGGTTGTATCCACCAACTCAGGAGACCCGACCAGTCCTGCCCGCGTGGTAATCCGCGGATCGGGTACGATTTCGGCAAGCAGCTCACCCCTGTATGTGGTGGACGGAAACATTGACGGTACCTACAATCCTGTGGACGTGGAGAATGTGACGGTGCTGAAAGACGTAGCAGCCACAGGCCTGTACGGCTCCCGGGCTGCCAACGGGGTGATCATTGTCAATACCAAAATGGGCAAGGCCGGGAAGACCGAGATCAATTTCAACAACACGCTGGGCTGGGCGCAGGCTACAACAGGCAACTTCCGCTTGATGAATGCGCAGGAACTCTACGACTTCCAGAGCACCTTCAATCCGCGTGATCCTTCTGTTTTGAAAAATAATACGAACTGGTGGAACGAGGCTTTCAGGACTGCATTTGTCAATAACCACAATGTCTCCATCTCCGGCGGTTCGGACAAGACGACTTTCTATGTGTCGGGCAACTATTATAAGGAGCAGGGAACCGTGATTCAAAATGACAAAACAGGTTATAATTTCCGGACAAACCTGCGTTCGCAGCTCACCAACAGGCTCACGGCCGCGGTACTTTTTAATGCCCAGTATACCCGCGACAACTACCAGAACAGCAATACGCTTTACGATGCATATACCAACCTGCCCTTTGACCCTGCCTACGAAAATGGTGTGCCTACCGATGGCCGTTCCTATCCGAACTGGCTGGGCCGCGACCGGGAGAACTTCCTGCAGTCCATTCAATATAATTATGCAAATGCCCGGAGCCTCAGAACGAGCCTGGACGTAAACCTGGACTATGATCTGACAGACAAGATCACGTTGTCCAGCTATAACCGCGCCAATTTCGGGAATGCGTCGGGTGCTACCTACTACGACCGCCGGACCAAGCAAGGCGGTGCCAATGGGGGAGAGCTTTATAATAATAATAACAACAACTACCGACTGCTGACATCCAACCGGATCCGTTACTCGGAAGATTTCGGAAAACACAGTCTGACCCTGCTGGGCGTAGCCGAGGCTGAGACCTCCTTTGCGGAGTACAACACGACTTCGGGCAAAGGGTTGCCTGCCGGCCAGGATGTACTTTCTGTTGCGACGGATATCCTGGTATCTCCCACGGGCTACAATGAGCAGGTGGCATTCCGGAAGTTTCTTGGCCAGGCCGATTACAATTATGACAACCGCTACTTCCTGGTAGGTTCGCTGGTCAATGAGTTTTCTTCCTTGTTTGGGAAAAACAATTCGACGGCCAACTTCTTCCAGCTGGGTGCCTCGTGGGTGCTGACGAACGAAAATTTTCTTAAAAACAACAAGGTGCTATCCTTTGCCAAGCTGCGCATGAGCCATGGTACGGTGGGTAATGCAGCAATCCCGAACTTTGCTTCCCTGGGATTGTACACCATTTCACAATCAGCCAGCTATGCCGGCGTGCCCGGTGCCCAGCCATTTCAAAAAGGCAATCCCAACCTGACCTGGGAGAAGATCCGCGCATCCAACCTTGGGGTGGACATCAGTCTGTGGAGCCGGATAGACCTGGCGGTGGATATTTACAATAAAAAATCGGAGGATCTGCTTTACCAGAAGCCCCTGACCGCAACAACCGGGTACAGCTATGTATGGGTAAATGCAGGTTCGGTACGCAACCGGGGAATCGAGTTCAGCCTCACGTCCACCAACCTGACAGGCAAGCAGCTTACCTGGGAAACCAACTTCAATATGGCGCTCAACCGCAACAAGATCCTTGAACTAAGCGGCGGGGCGGCTACTTTCCGTCCGGGCAACCGTTTGCCGCTGGCAGCAGGGCACGATATGGGCGAGTTTAACCTGCCGGTATGGGCGGGTGTGAATCCCGAAAATGGCGACCCGCAATGGGAAAAGCTGGTGACGGATGCCAATGGAAATGTAACCAGAGAGCTTACCAGTTCGTACAGCTCCGTACAGACGGCACAATCCCGGCAGTTTACCGGAAAATCCACCAATCCCAAATTTACGGGCGGATTGACGAACACATTGACCTACAAAGGATTCACGTTCTCGGCGTTCCTCAATTTTGTATATGGCAACTGGGTTTACAATGAAAGCCGCGCCTATTTCGACAACGACGGCTTGTATGAAAGCTATAATCAGATGATACTGGCCGACGGCTGGTCGCGCTGGCAGAAGCCGGGCGACGTTGCCACTCACCCGAAACCGATCGTAGGTGGTAACAAGGATTCCAACCAGTCATCGACCCGGTACCTAGAAGACGGAAGCTTCATCCGCCTCCGCAATGTGCGCCTGGGCTACAACATCCCGGTGAATGTAATGCGTCGTATTGGTTTCTCGCGCGCCAACATTTTTGTGAGTGCCGATAACCTGTGGACCGGAACGAAGTTCAGCGGACCCGATCCTGAGGCTTCTTTTTCCTTTGAGGATACGCCGGGCAATTCCAGCATCAAATATCCGATCAGCCGCAAGGTGCTCATCGGAGTCAACTTCACATTGTAA
- a CDS encoding RagB/SusD family nutrient uptake outer membrane protein, with protein MKFIKSKLVLALGLMSMLSCEQYFDPTTNIDETTALTNPSDVQTVTIGTYAFLNKSAYVYSGHIMMEYPSDEIAQGQISGNDFTRVYRYTHINTSTHATNYWSQCYKIIAAANKVIGFVPSDASAELAQLKGENLYLRAMAHFNMVRMFGRPYPQNNGNNLGVPILRDGLSDDEVTKLPRASVKEVYDFVITDLLTAADLMTVKKSNIYASKEVAYALLSKVYLFMGDNANALKYANLVIDSGRYSLLSSANYPSYFKGVPENNTETIFAVRHTSVQIAEIGTMYISSDRSGTPLAQGVSGWAELYASQKYIDFLGKHPEDLRKSFITPYVLNGELQTNKKLTPATPMYYINKYTLQDNVINASSPVYLRLADIYLIRAEANAKLGKTTDALADVNLIRTRAGLSGTALWTTANVAAAGKTILDVVLEERFLELAFEGHRIYDLFRNNLPMVRNYPGTHSQNNTPTTDTRQTVLPTDARAVFFIPQNEVDQNKNLVQNP; from the coding sequence ATGAAATTTATCAAATCAAAACTGGTACTGGCACTCGGACTGATGTCGATGCTGTCCTGCGAACAATACTTTGATCCGACAACCAACATCGATGAAACCACTGCGCTGACCAACCCGTCAGACGTGCAGACGGTGACCATCGGCACCTATGCGTTTTTAAACAAATCGGCATACGTGTACAGCGGCCACATTATGATGGAGTATCCCAGTGACGAGATTGCCCAGGGACAGATTTCCGGCAATGATTTTACGCGCGTTTACCGGTATACCCACATTAATACTTCCACCCATGCCACCAATTACTGGAGCCAGTGCTACAAGATCATCGCGGCGGCCAACAAGGTGATCGGGTTTGTTCCCAGCGATGCGTCGGCCGAGCTGGCTCAGCTTAAAGGGGAAAACCTCTACCTGCGGGCCATGGCGCATTTCAATATGGTGCGGATGTTTGGCAGGCCTTACCCGCAGAACAACGGCAATAACCTGGGCGTACCGATTCTGCGCGACGGACTGAGCGATGATGAGGTGACCAAGCTTCCAAGAGCTTCGGTGAAGGAAGTGTATGATTTTGTGATCACTGACCTGCTCACGGCCGCAGACCTGATGACGGTAAAAAAGAGCAACATATATGCTTCGAAGGAAGTGGCCTATGCCTTGCTTTCAAAAGTGTACCTGTTTATGGGCGACAATGCGAATGCCCTGAAGTATGCCAACCTGGTAATTGACAGCGGCAGGTATAGCTTGCTTTCGTCGGCCAACTATCCGAGCTATTTCAAAGGTGTGCCTGAAAATAATACCGAAACGATTTTTGCAGTGCGCCACACCAGCGTGCAGATTGCCGAAATCGGTACCATGTACATCAGTTCCGACCGGTCGGGTACGCCGCTGGCGCAGGGAGTGAGCGGCTGGGCAGAGCTGTATGCTTCTCAAAAGTATATCGACTTCCTGGGCAAGCATCCGGAGGATCTGCGGAAATCGTTCATTACCCCTTACGTCCTGAACGGAGAGCTGCAAACCAACAAAAAGCTCACGCCGGCGACGCCGATGTATTACATCAACAAGTACACGCTGCAGGATAATGTGATCAATGCTTCATCGCCCGTTTACCTGCGCCTGGCAGATATTTACCTGATCAGGGCAGAGGCAAATGCAAAGCTGGGCAAGACTACGGATGCGCTGGCCGACGTGAACCTGATCCGTACCCGTGCCGGACTATCCGGAACTGCATTGTGGACGACCGCGAACGTGGCAGCAGCGGGCAAAACGATCCTGGATGTGGTGCTGGAAGAACGTTTTCTTGAACTTGCATTCGAGGGACACCGCATTTATGACCTGTTCCGTAATAACCTGCCGATGGTCAGGAATTATCCGGGCACGCATTCACAAAACAATACACCAACTACCGACACCCGCCAAACGGTACTCCCAACCGACGCACGGGCAGTATTCTTTATTCCACAAAACGAGGTGGATCAGAATAAGAACCTGGTGCAGAATCCGTAA